Proteins from one Mycobacterium sp. SMC-2 genomic window:
- a CDS encoding ferritin-like domain-containing protein, translating to MAIDMEAMLAKIKDRQWALADIDWDAPGADTIRPEFRPKLKAFMADLCWIENVGARGFAALAKKAPDPTLAEIYRYFHAEEQRHANAEMALMKRWGMLDDGEVPEPNVNIRLAIEWLDAFSDDMPLSVLGTVIPMLEVALDGALLKFLLDSVEDPVCHQVFEKINNDESRHIAVDFEVLDMIGHATARRLTIELVGRFASPGLIIGMLMYVPLLKRIYAEMAEMGLEPERLNNAVKRFKELGERGEHTWRVPTYQLLKRHGAMVVNARHPYQMLASSMVWLSDRYPKPLLRPVPSWFKELTYKPAA from the coding sequence GTGGCCATCGACATGGAAGCCATGCTCGCCAAGATCAAGGATCGGCAATGGGCGCTCGCCGACATCGATTGGGACGCGCCCGGTGCCGATACCATCCGGCCCGAATTTCGTCCCAAACTCAAGGCATTCATGGCCGACCTGTGCTGGATCGAGAACGTGGGTGCGCGGGGCTTCGCCGCGCTGGCCAAGAAGGCGCCCGACCCGACGCTGGCGGAGATATACCGCTATTTCCATGCCGAGGAGCAGCGTCATGCCAACGCCGAGATGGCGCTGATGAAGCGATGGGGGATGCTCGACGACGGCGAAGTCCCAGAGCCGAACGTCAACATCCGGCTGGCTATCGAGTGGCTCGACGCGTTCTCCGACGACATGCCGCTGTCCGTGCTGGGCACCGTCATACCCATGCTCGAGGTGGCCCTCGACGGCGCGCTGCTGAAGTTCCTGCTGGACAGCGTCGAGGATCCCGTCTGCCATCAGGTGTTCGAAAAGATCAACAACGACGAGTCTCGGCACATCGCAGTCGATTTCGAGGTGCTCGACATGATCGGGCACGCGACGGCGCGCCGGCTTACCATCGAACTCGTCGGCCGCTTCGCCTCACCGGGTCTCATCATCGGCATGCTCATGTACGTGCCGCTGCTCAAACGCATCTACGCCGAGATGGCCGAAATGGGCTTGGAGCCCGAGCGGCTGAACAACGCGGTCAAGCGTTTCAAGGAACTCGGCGAACGGGGCGAACACACCTGGCGCGTGCCCACCTATCAGCTGCTCAAGCGGCACGGCGCGATGGTGGTCAACGCCCGACACCCGTATCAGATGCTGGCCAGTTCCATGGTCTGGCTCTCGGATCGCTACCCCAAGCCACTTCTGCGACCGGTGCCCAGCTGGTTCAAGGAACTCACCTACAAGCCGGCGGCTTGA
- a CDS encoding NAD(P)/FAD-dependent oxidoreductase yields MTVATEHTYATLIVGAGFTGLGAAIRLADAGVDDIVILERSDRIGGTWRDTTYPGASCDVPSLLYSYTFVKNPAWSRTYSPAPEICRHLEDMATRFGIRRHIRFGHEVSNLTFDEDAGSWIATTTGGRRFFARTVVLASGPLSDVSLPDIRGLDSYRGHKIHSARWDHDYDFAGKRVAVIGTGASAIQIIPELVKRAGFVKVFQRTPCWVLPRLDVATPPAVQALFTKVPAAQELARQALFWGHEASATALVWDTPLTSLVARLGRAHLRAQVKDPWLRRQLTPDFRPGCKRMLISSDYYPALQRENCKLIDWPIATLSPAGIRTSDGIEHHLDCIVFATGYDVHLTGPPFAVTGLGGRSLADEWAGGAQAYKSINVHGYPNLFVMTGPNSGPGHNSLLVYIEGQLDYAVRGIAAILDNDLRYLDVREDVQRRHNDRLQRRLARTTWMSGCRSWYLTKDGYNGSMYPGFATQYLRQMRDFRYEDYRAVARSARVFAASSG; encoded by the coding sequence TTGACCGTGGCGACCGAACACACCTACGCCACACTCATCGTCGGGGCCGGCTTCACCGGACTGGGAGCGGCTATTCGACTGGCCGACGCCGGGGTCGACGACATCGTGATCCTGGAACGCAGCGACCGCATCGGCGGAACCTGGCGCGACACAACCTATCCCGGCGCCAGCTGTGACGTCCCCTCGCTGCTGTATTCCTACACGTTCGTCAAGAACCCCGCCTGGTCGCGTACGTACTCCCCCGCCCCGGAGATCTGCCGCCATCTCGAAGACATGGCAACGAGATTCGGCATCCGCCGCCACATCCGATTCGGCCATGAGGTCAGCAACCTCACCTTCGACGAGGATGCCGGCAGCTGGATCGCAACCACCACGGGCGGCAGGCGGTTTTTTGCGCGCACCGTCGTGCTGGCCTCCGGACCGCTGTCGGACGTCAGCCTGCCAGACATCCGCGGCCTGGACAGCTACCGCGGACACAAGATTCACAGCGCCCGCTGGGACCACGACTACGACTTCGCGGGCAAGCGGGTCGCCGTCATCGGCACGGGAGCCAGCGCGATCCAGATCATCCCCGAGTTGGTGAAGCGGGCCGGTTTCGTCAAGGTGTTCCAACGCACGCCGTGCTGGGTGCTGCCACGCCTGGACGTGGCCACACCGCCGGCCGTGCAAGCCCTGTTCACGAAAGTTCCTGCCGCCCAGGAACTTGCGCGCCAGGCCTTGTTCTGGGGCCATGAGGCCAGCGCCACCGCGCTGGTGTGGGACACGCCGTTGACATCGCTGGTTGCGCGTCTGGGGCGGGCACACCTGCGCGCTCAGGTGAAGGATCCGTGGCTGCGGCGCCAGCTGACCCCGGACTTCCGGCCAGGGTGCAAGCGGATGCTGATCTCCAGCGATTACTACCCCGCCCTGCAGCGGGAGAACTGCAAGCTCATCGACTGGCCGATCGCCACCCTGAGTCCGGCGGGAATCCGCACCAGCGACGGCATCGAGCACCACCTCGACTGCATCGTGTTCGCCACCGGCTACGACGTCCATCTCACCGGACCGCCCTTTGCGGTTACCGGGCTCGGCGGTCGCTCGCTGGCCGACGAATGGGCCGGTGGCGCACAGGCGTACAAGAGCATCAACGTGCACGGCTACCCGAATTTGTTCGTCATGACCGGACCCAACTCCGGGCCGGGCCACAACTCGCTGCTGGTTTACATCGAGGGTCAACTGGACTACGCGGTGCGTGGCATCGCCGCCATCCTCGACAACGACCTGCGCTATCTCGACGTGCGCGAAGATGTCCAGCGCCGGCACAACGATCGCCTGCAGCGCCGCCTCGCCAGGACGACGTGGATGTCAGGCTGCCGCAGTTGGTACCTCACCAAGGACGGATACAACGGGTCGATGTACCCGGGTTTCGCGACACAGTATCTTCGCCAGATGAGGGATTTCCGCTACGAGGATTACCGAGCGGTGGCGCGCAGCGCCAGGGTGTTCGCCGCCTCGTCGGGCTGA
- a CDS encoding MerR family transcriptional regulator, whose product MTPDRSTRPEPGTIASALHNVRGAPKRVRRQSREYRQLIETAVSQLFDAAVRHPHGAPASGEYRIDDLARLAGTTTRNIRVYRDRGLLPPPLRVGRIALFNDTHLTRLRLITSMLDRGYNIAHVREMLSAWEEGKNLGDVLGLETAIVGTWTTEKPETMPLVDAQRLVDDPDAFERLVALQVIRVDGARATITRPKLIEAFNEIRGYGVKLEKLIDLHEQIVPEVDQISDILVRAGAEHVLDRIKPGEPLPADAEIAELITMLVRFRTQAVATVTATLASSIESNIESLVSRILADYLESSSSV is encoded by the coding sequence ATGACACCGGATCGTTCTACAAGACCCGAACCCGGCACGATCGCCAGCGCGCTGCACAACGTGCGGGGCGCGCCCAAGCGCGTTCGGCGGCAATCGCGGGAATACCGGCAATTGATCGAGACTGCGGTGTCGCAGCTCTTCGACGCGGCGGTCCGGCACCCTCACGGCGCTCCCGCATCCGGCGAGTACCGGATCGACGACCTGGCCCGGCTCGCCGGCACCACCACGCGCAACATCCGGGTCTACCGCGACCGCGGATTACTCCCTCCACCGTTACGCGTCGGCCGCATCGCATTGTTCAACGACACCCACCTGACCCGCCTGCGGCTGATCACCTCGATGCTCGACCGCGGATACAACATCGCGCACGTGCGCGAAATGCTCAGCGCCTGGGAGGAAGGCAAGAACCTGGGCGACGTGCTGGGCCTGGAAACGGCCATCGTGGGCACCTGGACCACCGAAAAACCAGAGACCATGCCGCTGGTCGACGCACAGCGGCTCGTCGACGACCCGGACGCGTTCGAGCGCCTGGTGGCGCTGCAAGTCATCCGGGTCGACGGGGCGCGAGCCACCATCACCCGTCCCAAACTGATCGAAGCGTTCAACGAAATCCGTGGCTACGGCGTCAAATTGGAAAAGCTCATCGACCTACACGAGCAGATCGTCCCCGAGGTCGACCAGATCAGCGACATCCTGGTGCGCGCCGGGGCCGAACACGTGCTGGACCGCATCAAGCCGGGCGAGCCCCTACCGGCGGATGCCGAGATCGCCGAGTTGATCACCATGCTGGTGCGCTTCCGCACTCAGGCCGTGGCGACGGTCACCGCCACGCTGGCGTCGTCGATCGAGTCCAACATCGAGTCCCTCGTCAGCCGCATACTCGCCGACTATCTCGAGTCCAGCTCCTCTGTCTGA
- a CDS encoding acyl-ACP desaturase, with protein MSKELTNLQLLHELEPVVETLINRHLSMFKEWNPHDYVPWSDGKNFYTLDGQDWEPGQSRLPDVAQVAMVQNLLTEDNLPSYHREIAMNFSMDGPWGQWVNRWTAEEARHSTALRDYLVVTRAVDPVALERLRLEQMTRGFSPGQNQQGDMFAESLFDSVMYVSFQELATRVSHRNTGKASCDPIAEQLMARVSHDENLHMIFYRDVSAAGLDIAPNQAMKSVHRILRNFKMPGFTVPEFRRKAVIIAVGGVYDPLIHLEEVVMPVLRKWRIFEREDFTGEAARMRDDLAVLVKELEQASDKFDESKQRYLEREARKTERITASKVLKTEGTLTLSGH; from the coding sequence GTGTCCAAGGAATTGACTAACCTGCAGCTACTCCACGAGCTAGAACCCGTGGTCGAGACCCTGATCAACCGCCACCTGTCGATGTTCAAGGAATGGAATCCGCACGACTACGTCCCGTGGTCGGACGGCAAGAACTTCTACACGCTGGACGGTCAGGATTGGGAGCCCGGCCAGAGCCGGCTGCCGGACGTCGCGCAGGTGGCCATGGTGCAAAACCTGCTAACAGAGGACAACTTGCCGTCGTATCACCGCGAGATCGCGATGAACTTCAGCATGGACGGCCCGTGGGGTCAGTGGGTGAACAGGTGGACGGCCGAGGAGGCCAGGCACAGCACGGCGCTGCGCGACTACCTGGTGGTCACCCGCGCCGTCGATCCGGTGGCGCTGGAGCGGCTACGGCTCGAGCAAATGACCAGGGGCTTCAGCCCCGGGCAGAATCAGCAGGGTGACATGTTTGCCGAGAGCCTGTTCGACTCGGTCATGTACGTCTCGTTTCAGGAGCTGGCCACCCGGGTCTCCCACCGCAACACCGGTAAGGCCTCCTGCGACCCCATCGCCGAGCAGCTGATGGCCAGGGTGTCGCACGACGAGAACCTGCACATGATCTTCTACCGGGACGTCAGCGCGGCGGGCCTGGACATCGCCCCGAACCAGGCGATGAAGTCCGTGCACCGCATCCTGCGCAACTTCAAGATGCCCGGCTTCACGGTGCCGGAATTCCGGCGCAAGGCGGTGATCATCGCCGTCGGCGGCGTCTACGACCCGCTGATCCATCTCGAAGAGGTGGTGATGCCGGTGCTCAGGAAGTGGCGCATCTTCGAACGCGAAGACTTCACCGGCGAGGCCGCGCGGATGCGCGACGATCTGGCCGTGTTGGTGAAGGAGCTGGAGCAGGCCTCCGACAAGTTCGACGAATCCAAGCAGCGCTATCTCGAGCGCGAGGCCCGCAAAACCGAGAGAATCACCGCCAGCAAGGTGCTTAAAACGGAAGGGACGCTGACCCTGAGCGGCCACTGA
- a CDS encoding salicylate synthase codes for MTEVSVQTSSAGSTSSPIPLPAHVEPADLAGELAALLPERVGEEYLLYERGGQWVLASGVRAMVELDCDEVRVIRDGVTQRQRWSGRPGTVLGEAIDRLLLETDQLFGWIAFEFGVYRYGLQQRLAPRTPLARVFWPRTRIVVTREAVQLWGTTAVHRDAVLGLLGGGVPELRQARGVDVVADPSGYRDRVASAVAEIAAGRYHKVILSRCLEVPFPLDFPSTYRLGRRHNTPVRSFLLRLGGIRAVGYSPELVAAVHDDGIVVTEPLAGTRALGRGVVRDRQARDDLESNSKEIVEHAISVRSSLQEMTEITEPGSAVVTDFMTVRERGSVQHLGSTVSGRLGPTNDRMDALEALFPAVTASGIPKAGGVEAILRLDEGPRGLYSGAVVMFSADGGLDAALTLRAAYERDGKTWLRAGAGIIEESTPEREFEETCEKLSTLAPYLVPRR; via the coding sequence GTGACCGAGGTCAGCGTTCAGACGAGTTCCGCCGGCTCCACGTCGTCACCCATTCCGCTTCCCGCACACGTCGAGCCGGCCGACCTGGCCGGCGAGCTGGCCGCGTTGCTGCCGGAACGAGTCGGCGAGGAATACCTGCTCTACGAGCGCGGCGGTCAATGGGTGCTGGCCAGCGGTGTCCGCGCGATGGTCGAGCTGGACTGCGACGAAGTACGCGTCATCCGCGACGGCGTGACTCAGCGGCAACGATGGTCGGGTCGACCCGGGACCGTCCTGGGGGAAGCCATTGACAGGCTATTGCTGGAAACCGACCAACTCTTCGGTTGGATCGCCTTTGAGTTCGGCGTCTACCGCTATGGGCTGCAGCAGCGGCTGGCGCCGCGAACGCCGCTGGCCCGCGTGTTCTGGCCACGCACCCGCATCGTGGTGACCCGGGAGGCGGTCCAGCTGTGGGGCACGACCGCGGTTCATCGCGACGCGGTGCTCGGCTTGCTGGGCGGCGGTGTGCCCGAGTTGCGCCAGGCCCGCGGCGTCGACGTCGTCGCCGACCCCTCCGGCTATCGCGATCGGGTGGCGTCGGCTGTCGCCGAGATCGCGGCGGGTCGCTACCACAAGGTGATCCTGTCCCGTTGCCTGGAAGTGCCCTTCCCGCTGGACTTCCCGTCCACCTACCGGCTGGGCCGTCGACACAACACCCCGGTGCGGTCGTTCTTGTTGCGACTGGGCGGGATTCGCGCTGTCGGCTACAGCCCTGAACTCGTCGCAGCCGTCCATGACGACGGCATCGTAGTGACCGAGCCGCTGGCCGGTACCCGCGCGCTGGGCCGGGGTGTGGTGCGCGACCGGCAGGCCCGCGACGATCTAGAGTCGAACTCCAAAGAGATTGTGGAACATGCGATCTCGGTGCGAAGCTCGCTTCAGGAGATGACCGAGATCACCGAACCCGGTAGCGCGGTGGTCACCGACTTCATGACGGTGCGGGAGCGCGGGAGCGTGCAACACCTCGGCTCCACGGTCAGCGGGCGGCTAGGTCCGACGAACGACCGGATGGACGCGCTGGAAGCGCTTTTCCCGGCGGTCACCGCGTCGGGCATTCCGAAAGCGGGCGGCGTGGAAGCGATCCTGCGCCTCGACGAGGGCCCGCGCGGACTGTATTCGGGAGCGGTCGTGATGTTCTCGGCCGATGGCGGCCTGGACGCGGCGCTGACGCTGCGGGCGGCCTACGAACGCGACGGCAAGACATGGTTGCGGGCCGGCGCGGGCATTATCGAAGAGTCCACACCCGAGCGTGAGTTCGAAGAGACATGCGAAAAGCTGTCCACGCTCGCGCCCTATTTGGTTCCGCGCCGCTAA